The sequence AGGAAACAAGCGTCGCAAGACCCTATTTCAGTTACTTTAAGAAATCTTTTAAGTCAAGCCTATTTGTTGGGCTTGTTCTGTCATTTCTTGCCTTTGCATTGATTGTAAACTTTATGGTTATCGCAGGAACCGAAAACGTTCTATTTCTAACTGGTTTTTCCTTGCTTGGCTTGTTACTATTTGCCATGATGACATTTGTTTTTCCCATACAGATTACACATCACGTAAAGAGGATGACATTATTTAGAAATGCTTTGTTTTATGCTCTAGGGTTCCTTCCTTATTCTGTTTTGAACCTTTGTATTGTTGCTGGAGTGGCGGTGTTATTTTTCATCCATCCTGCTACTATATTTGTAAGCTGCTGTATCGGGGCTTATTTTGTTCTTTTGTCTTGCAGGAGAGCTTTTATGGGTGTTGAGGATAGGAAGAAAGCAGAGCAAGGGCATCTCGCTGCTATTAGAAGGAGTTAGTATGTTCTCTTATTAGTAAGAAAACCTAATCCCTTCATCATTTTATTGAGGGATTAGGGTGTTGAGCTCAACGTGTACCCGTTATTCACGCTTTTCAAGATAACTATGTTTGCCATTATTCCTTGGCATTTACTAAAAACACGCCTTTAAGACCTGTTCAAATTTAATATAAATCCTCTTCCTCAATTTTCATGTCTTTATAATAGTACTTCATGTCGTTCTCGTTAATTTCCCGCATTACCCTGCAAGGGCTTCCTATTGTGATTACGTTATCTGGAATATCCTTGGTTACGAAACTGCCAGCACCGATTACTGTATTCGCCCCAATACGCACCCCAGGTAAGATAAAGGCACCTGCACCAATCCAAACATTTTCTTCAATTACCACTATTTATTTCTACAACGATTACAAAAAAACAGTATGATTTGCGCTTCCGTACAACATCATACTGTTTTTTTGCAGGATGGTCTCCTAAGCAACTGACAGATCACTGACGTTTTTTCGTCTTCTTATTGTTCGCTCTTTACCTATCGTTATCACCTCCACGCTGATAAGTCTGACATAATCATCGCGATTTATGCCTGGTTATCAGCGCTTTCGTCGTGAGAGGGAATTCTGACATTGCTGGTAAAACAGCATATATAAGACTTTGCACAAAACCACTTAAAATCAATGTACGAAGTTAAAGGGGATTAAACGATATTACTACTGTTTAATTTTCAGACCTAATAACGCTGCAAATTGGATCGCTTGAGACGTTGATACTGTACATCCATTTAAGTTTTCTATAGAAACAATTAAAGAATCAAAATTGGATGAGCTGATATCAATTCCTTTTAATGGTGTATCTTCAAAGCTCGCGCCATTAAGATTGCATGTAAGAAATTCTACTTTTTTAAGCTTACAGTCAAAAAAGTCGGCGCTTTCTAACGCAGCCCCATCAAAAATCACCTTTTCAAGTTTTGAGTCCCCGAACGCAACCATATTAAGAATGGATTCTTTAAATCTTGTATTTCCGATATAAGACTCTGTCAGGTTGCTACCTAACAACTTACAATTACGAAACTCAACTCGATTCATGGAGGCATTCCCCAAATCAGCATTAGATAAATCACAATTCTCAAAAACCACATCGGTAAGGTCAATTCGTTTAAAATCCGTATTTGTGAAATTACAATTCCTAATCACGGTTTTATATAGTCGCACTCGATCCAGTGCTTCGTTGGCAAAATCTGAATCGGTAACCATACACATTTCAAATTCTGGATCTTCTTCGTAAAAAAGATCTGTAAATCTTCTATCCTTCAGCTCTTCAGGTATCTTGGGTGTGTCAATCTTCATTGTAAACCCACCTACTTTCAAAGTTATTTAATTCACTTCGAGATACAAACACAAATGAACAAACGTTTCGTGTAATGATATCCTTGATATGTATACTAAATTGGTTAATCGGAATATTGGATGGCCCT is a genomic window of Gracilibacillus salinarum containing:
- a CDS encoding pentapeptide repeat-containing protein, translating into MKIDTPKIPEELKDRRFTDLFYEEDPEFEMCMVTDSDFANEALDRVRLYKTVIRNCNFTNTDFKRIDLTDVVFENCDLSNADLGNASMNRVEFRNCKLLGSNLTESYIGNTRFKESILNMVAFGDSKLEKVIFDGAALESADFFDCKLKKVEFLTCNLNGASFEDTPLKGIDISSSNFDSLIVSIENLNGCTVSTSQAIQFAALLGLKIKQ
- a CDS encoding YesL family protein; protein product: MNILESKVYKIIELVINIIILNGLWLLCSIPIITIGPATHAMYQVLLHYVENKETSVARPYFSYFKKSFKSSLFVGLVLSFLAFALIVNFMVIAGTENVLFLTGFSLLGLLLFAMMTFVFPIQITHHVKRMTLFRNALFYALGFLPYSVLNLCIVAGVAVLFFIHPATIFVSCCIGAYFVLLSCRRAFMGVEDRKKAEQGHLAAIRRS
- a CDS encoding DapH/DapD/GlmU-related protein, whose product is MVIEENVWIGAGAFILPGVRIGANTVIGAGSFVTKDIPDNVITIGSPCRVMREINENDMKYYYKDMKIEEEDLY